One window of the Megalops cyprinoides isolate fMegCyp1 chromosome 2, fMegCyp1.pri, whole genome shotgun sequence genome contains the following:
- the LOC118772981 gene encoding complement factor H-like: protein MFAIRYFFLVLWICFTAVVKAQNEKTCPRPALDNGYLIPDKQYYDKGSSIHYACNPGYKSSNVGWWGELTCEYGVWSAVPQCIATGQPCTAPPRVEHAVITARYQCEYGHLSRVQYKCDEKYRMKGEEEVICSDGTWSTSPQCLHYCDVPTLSNGVILRQQNTYRSDEKLQFLCYFPFMPTNDGSVTCKNGQWDGPVECRPSKCGKPEVQINNAELKPSLTEIFENGSRVEYQCKATFIPKGETIAICKYGQWEYPYCVQNDYCELPTLSHGAILTKHEPYRNDEKLQFKCYAPYMPTNDGSVTCKNGQWDGPVECRARNVPCGPPPVPDHGDIKEKKMEGGVIKQVTYQCQRNYKLKESTPVKCQQGQWTPTPICLSPCVIVNIDPRYNLAQPTQTIYIEEGKEEKLRCKRDYYYRPGWNYYYEAPASCRNGQVQFKACEQY, encoded by the exons AAAAAACATGCCCAAGACCTGCTTTGGATAATGGATATCTCATACCTGACAAACAATATTATGATAAAGGTTCTTCCATTCATTACGCTTGCAATCCAGGTTATAAATCTTCAAACGTGGGATGGTGGGGAGAATTGACATGCGAATATGGTGTGTGGTCAGctgtcccacagtgcattg CAACTGGTCAACCATGCACTGCTCCTCCTCGCGTAGAACACGCAGTAATTACAGCAAGATATCAGTGTGAATATGGTCATCTTTCTAGAGTGCAATACAAATGTGACGAAAAGTACAGGATGAAGGGGGAAGAAGAAGTTATCTGCTCTGATGGAACTTGGAGCACCAGTCCACAATGCTTGC aTTACTGTGATGTACCTACACTATCAAATGGGGTCATTTTAAGGcagcaaaacacatacagaagTGATGAAAAACTACAGTTTCTGTGCTATTTTCCATTCATGCCAACAAATGATGGCAGTGTCACTTGCAAGAATGGACAGTGGGATGGACCAGTGGAATGTAGAC CGTCAAAATGTGGAAAGCCAGAGGTCCAAATCAACAATGCAGAGCTTAAGCCTTCCCTgacagaaatatttgaaaatggatCAAGAGTGGAATATCAATGTAAGGCAACATTTATCCCCAAAGGTGAAACCATAGCAATATGTAAATATGGACAGTGGGAATATCCATATTGTGTTC AAAATGATTACTGTGAACTACCTACACTGTCACATGGGGCAATCTTAACCAAACACGAACCATACAGGAATGATGAAAAACTACAGTTTAAGTGCTATGCTCCATACATGCCAACAAATGATGGCAGTGTCACTTGCAAGAATGGACAGTGGGATGGACCAGTGGAATGCAGAG CTCGAAATGTACCATGCGGACCACCACCAGTACCGGACCATGGagatataaaagaaaaaaagatggaagGTGGTGTAATTAAACAGGTCACCTATCAGTGTCAAAGAAATTATAAGCTGAAAGAATCAACCCCAGTAAAATGCCAGCAGGGACAATGGACACCAACTCCGATATGTTTAA gtCCTTGTGTGATAGTAAATATTGACCCAAGGTATAACCTTGCACAGCCAACTCAAACAATATATATtgaagaggggaaagaggagaaactTCGTTGCAAAAGAGATTATTATTATAGGCCTGGTTGGAATTATTACTACGAAGCACCTGCAAGTTGCCGTAATGGACAAGTACAATTCAAAGCAT